The genome window GACACTTCCTGCCCcacacagcaccacagcatGGCCCTTTCCCCTGCCTGGCATGCAGACCCTACCCTGTACATCCTATCCCCAACCCTCCTCTGGCCCTGCCTCACAAGGCCACCCTGGACCACACGCCCACAAAACAAGTGCTGGGACTTGACTGGGACCTTTATTTCATCAATGCCCGTAACACAACTGCACCTCATTCTACAACacgtgctgctcccagccctgctccccatcAGGCTGTCagccatcccatcccaacaGCCAGGCACCTGCTGCTGAGGGGAGTCAcccccagcaggacagaggtggCTGGGCCAGTCGCTCCTGGGCCCAGAggggcagctgtgctggtgctgctcagccGCTGTGCGTGCCCAAGCCCAGCATCGAGAAGGCTGCACGGtgcttcctcagcagcagccgGATCTTCTCGTCATCTGAGTCTGGGTCCAGGGGCTTGTTGTACTCATCGTCCTCGGTCTCAGAGGCTGCCCGCTCTCCGCCAGAGCCCCCCGCCCGCtgagaggatgaggagggcTCCAGGGCACTCTTCTTCCTCCATTTGGTCCGTCGGTTCTGGAACCAGACCTGTTGCCCCATGGGCCCAGCTCAATTAGCAGCCAACACGCTGGCACCCCATGCCACACAGGGACCGATACTCACCTTCACCTGAGACTCAGTCATGCCAAGGGAATAGGCCAGCCGTGCTCTTTCCGGACCCGCCAGGTACTTGGTCTGCTCAAAAGTCTTCTCCAGAGCAAAGATCTGGTGTCCCGTGAAGGTTGGGCGCGTGTGCTTCTTCTTGTGGATGCTGTCAGCTAAGTGAGCAGGGGCTacaggagaggaagagagaagtgGGTGAGCTCTTGGCAGCCTACAACTCTGGACAGTTCTCCCCTTGTCCACATGCACCAGCCCTCAGTGACCAAACAGTCCCTCCACACCTGCTCCCTTCCAAGTTAAAACTGTGTTCCTGTTTCAGGGCTTCAGCCCCATCCCAGGAAGGCTGAGCTGCCCACTGTGCAGGTCCCACACAGCCAGAGCCAGGCTAGGCACCTCCTGATCAAGGACAGTGCTAAGCGGTTGTGGTGAGAGGGTAAGGGTCACTATCAACAGTGC of Cinclus cinclus chromosome 29, bCinCin1.1, whole genome shotgun sequence contains these proteins:
- the NKX6-3 gene encoding homeobox protein Nkx-6.3 gives rise to the protein MDANLPGTFLLNGPSLGPFPEAKAPVCQYSVQSSFYKLGAPGLGAQLAAGTPHGISDILGRPAATPSSSLLPGYPHAGGFNGLSSPGVYYGPQVGALPKAGGEYLPRGRSCWAEAAPEWRQCGGPPAHLADSIHKKKHTRPTFTGHQIFALEKTFEQTKYLAGPERARLAYSLGMTESQVKVWFQNRRTKWRKKSALEPSSSSQRAGGSGGERAASETEDDEYNKPLDPDSDDEKIRLLLRKHRAAFSMLGLGTHSG